One part of the Pirellulales bacterium genome encodes these proteins:
- the trmB gene encoding tRNA (guanosine(46)-N7)-methyltransferase TrmB — translation MGRRALRKIDPSLDLSRHLLAINQLPKPWNQAVLFGREAPLEMEVGSGKGLFLAEAATLRPECNFLGIEISQRYARYCAARLVKANLQNARMLEADGQRVLAEFLPSESAAAVHVYFPDPWWKERHKKRRVMNTRSVQEIERVLVPGGTLHFWTDVEEYFETTIALIRENTRLEGPLQVAERPASHDLDFRTHFERRTRMHGETVHRAEFRKPWIMANSIC, via the coding sequence ATGGGGCGACGTGCGTTGCGTAAGATTGATCCGTCACTCGATTTGTCGAGGCATTTGCTGGCCATCAACCAGTTGCCAAAACCGTGGAATCAGGCTGTGCTGTTTGGCCGCGAGGCGCCATTGGAAATGGAAGTCGGCAGCGGCAAAGGCCTATTCCTCGCGGAAGCCGCGACATTGCGGCCTGAGTGTAACTTCTTGGGGATTGAGATTTCGCAAAGGTACGCCCGCTACTGTGCCGCGCGGCTCGTCAAGGCCAATTTGCAAAACGCTCGCATGCTCGAGGCCGACGGCCAGCGTGTGCTGGCGGAATTTTTGCCGTCTGAATCCGCCGCTGCAGTGCACGTGTATTTTCCTGACCCGTGGTGGAAAGAACGGCACAAAAAGCGACGCGTCATGAATACGCGATCGGTGCAAGAAATCGAGCGAGTTCTAGTCCCTGGCGGCACGCTGCATTTTTGGACCGACGTCGAGGAATATTTTGAGACCACGATCGCACTAATCAGGGAAAACACCCGTCTTGAAGGCCCGCTGCAAGTCGCCGAGCGCCCTGCAAGTCACGATCTCGACTTTCGCACACATTTCGAACGCCGCACGAGAATGCACGGCGAAACCGTACATCGCGCGGAGTTTCGAAAACCTTGGATTATGGCGAACTCAATTTGCTGA
- the groL gene encoding chaperonin GroEL (60 kDa chaperone family; promotes refolding of misfolded polypeptides especially under stressful conditions; forms two stacked rings of heptamers to form a barrel-shaped 14mer; ends can be capped by GroES; misfolded proteins enter the barrel where they are refolded when GroES binds): protein MVFDDEARSPLAAGVAKLAKAVRSTLGPRGRNAVLDKGWGSPKITKDGVTVAEDIDLDDPYENLGAKLVKEAASKTNDVAGDGTTTATVLAEAIYKEGLRMIAAGADPMALSRGINKATELVIEAIKKMATPIDEKNRKEIQQIATIAGNNDPSIGSVLSDAFMKVGKDGVITVEEGKQSETTVEVVEGMQFDRGFLSPHFVTNVDEQTVELENCQILVYEEKITNAKNLVPLLEAVSKSGKPLLIIAEDVEGEALATLVVNKLRGILSACAVKAPGYGDRRKAMLGDIAVLTGGTAIFKDLGIQLDSVKLTDLGRAKKVIIDSENTTIVSGAGKKDAIDGRVDQTRREIENTDSDYDREKLQERLAKLAGGVAQINCGAATETEMKERKFLLEDARSATKAALEEGIVPGGGVALLRCEKALDKHGLEGDEALGARIVKNVLDWPLRCIADNAGVDGAVVVNRVRQMKGKSDGYDADRDEYTDLSARGIIDPAKVVRTALQNAASVAGLLLTTSALITDVPKQEEEGGHDHHHHDHGGMGGGMGGMDAMGGMGGMGGMGGMGGMM, encoded by the coding sequence ATGGTGTTCGACGACGAAGCACGTTCGCCGCTGGCCGCAGGCGTCGCCAAATTGGCCAAAGCGGTGCGAAGCACGTTGGGGCCGCGAGGGCGAAACGCCGTGCTCGACAAGGGCTGGGGTTCGCCAAAGATTACCAAAGACGGCGTGACGGTGGCCGAAGATATCGACCTGGACGATCCCTATGAAAATCTCGGCGCGAAGCTCGTCAAGGAAGCCGCTAGCAAGACGAACGATGTCGCAGGGGACGGCACGACGACTGCGACCGTCTTGGCCGAAGCAATCTATAAAGAAGGTCTCCGGATGATTGCCGCCGGGGCCGACCCCATGGCCCTGTCGCGCGGTATCAATAAGGCGACCGAACTGGTGATCGAAGCCATCAAGAAAATGGCCACGCCGATCGACGAAAAGAACCGGAAGGAGATTCAGCAAATCGCCACCATCGCAGGCAACAACGATCCTTCGATTGGCAGCGTGCTTTCCGACGCGTTTATGAAAGTCGGCAAAGACGGCGTGATCACGGTCGAAGAAGGCAAACAAAGCGAAACAACGGTAGAAGTGGTCGAAGGCATGCAATTCGACCGTGGATTTCTTTCGCCACACTTTGTCACCAACGTAGACGAGCAAACCGTCGAACTCGAAAATTGCCAGATATTGGTTTACGAGGAAAAGATCACCAATGCCAAGAACTTGGTTCCGCTGCTGGAAGCGGTGAGCAAGTCCGGCAAGCCACTGCTCATTATCGCTGAAGATGTTGAAGGGGAGGCGCTAGCAACCCTGGTTGTCAATAAGCTCCGCGGCATTCTCAGCGCGTGTGCCGTGAAAGCGCCAGGCTATGGTGATCGTCGCAAGGCGATGCTCGGTGATATTGCGGTGCTCACCGGCGGCACGGCGATTTTCAAAGACCTTGGAATTCAGCTCGATTCAGTCAAGCTCACGGACCTGGGCCGCGCGAAAAAGGTGATTATCGATAGCGAGAACACGACAATCGTCAGCGGAGCCGGCAAGAAGGACGCAATCGACGGCCGCGTCGATCAGACCCGTCGCGAGATTGAAAACACCGATAGCGACTACGATCGCGAGAAGCTGCAAGAGCGACTGGCGAAACTGGCAGGCGGCGTCGCTCAAATCAATTGCGGAGCCGCGACCGAAACTGAAATGAAAGAGCGGAAATTCCTGCTTGAAGACGCCCGTTCGGCAACCAAGGCTGCACTCGAAGAGGGCATCGTCCCTGGCGGCGGTGTCGCTCTCTTGCGCTGCGAAAAGGCGCTCGACAAGCACGGTTTGGAAGGAGATGAAGCGCTGGGCGCCCGCATCGTCAAGAATGTGCTCGATTGGCCGCTGCGGTGCATTGCCGACAACGCCGGTGTCGATGGCGCAGTGGTCGTCAACCGCGTCCGCCAGATGAAGGGCAAGAGTGATGGGTACGATGCCGACAGAGATGAATATACCGATCTTTCGGCTCGCGGCATCATCGATCCCGCGAAGGTTGTTCGTACCGCGCTACAAAACGCCGCGAGTGTGGCAGGGTTGTTACTAACTACTTCCGCACTGATCACCGATGTTCCCAAACAAGAGGAGGAAGGCGGTCATGATCACCATCACCACGATCATGGCGGCATGGGCGGAGGCATGGGCGGCATGGACGCAATGGGTGGCATGGGAGGTATGGGTGGCATGGGAGGTATGGGTGGCATGATGTAG
- the groES gene encoding co-chaperone GroES yields the protein MAKAPKIRPLDDRVVVKPVEAEERTAGGIVLPDTAKEKPQRGKVVSVGPGKMLENGSRGTLSVAIGDEVIYGKYSGTDVELEGDEVKILRETDILAKVLA from the coding sequence ATGGCAAAAGCTCCGAAAATTCGTCCTCTCGATGACCGCGTTGTTGTGAAGCCAGTGGAAGCTGAAGAACGAACCGCCGGCGGCATCGTGCTGCCAGATACGGCGAAGGAAAAGCCGCAACGCGGCAAGGTGGTGTCCGTCGGTCCCGGCAAGATGTTGGAGAACGGCAGTCGTGGAACGCTATCCGTCGCAATCGGCGACGAAGTGATTTACGGAAAATATTCAGGCACCGATGTGGAACTCGAGGGAGACGAAGTGAAAATCCTTCGCGAAACCGATATTCTGGCCAAGGTTTTGGCTTAA
- the groL gene encoding chaperonin GroEL (60 kDa chaperone family; promotes refolding of misfolded polypeptides especially under stressful conditions; forms two stacked rings of heptamers to form a barrel-shaped 14mer; ends can be capped by GroES; misfolded proteins enter the barrel where they are refolded when GroES binds) gives MAAKQLLFENQARAKMLKGVDKLADAVAVTMGPTGRNVIISKSFGGPTVTKDGVTVSKEVELEDRFENMGAKLVNEVASKTSDTAGDGTTTATVLARAIFKEGCKVIAAGSNPMAVRRGIEKATDAAVEKLKSMSKPVSGKAEVAQVGAISANSDKAIGELLADALEKVGKDGVMTVEEGKSMDTTVKFVDGMQFDKGFISPYFINRPAEMNCLLEDALILIHEKKISNLRELVPILEKVAQSGKPLLIIAEDIEGEALAALVVNKLRGVLNICAVKAPGFGDRRKAMLGDIAVLTGGTLISEDLGIKLENLEMSHLGKAKKITVDKNDTVIVQGAGKQNDVQARIQQLRNQMEATESEYDREKLQERLAKLTGGVAIISVGAGTEAEMKQKKARVEDALHATRAAVEEGILPGGGVALVRCTDAVEAVKAKGDEQIGIDIVLHALEAPMRQIADNCGIDGSVVADEVRQKATNVGFDANSGEYVDMYKAGIIDPVKVVRSALANAASIAGLMLTTEALVTNLEDEDKKRRSPEGVIR, from the coding sequence GTGGCAGCTAAACAATTGCTCTTCGAAAACCAAGCCCGAGCGAAAATGCTTAAGGGCGTGGATAAACTGGCCGACGCCGTGGCCGTGACGATGGGGCCGACCGGTCGCAACGTCATCATCTCCAAGTCGTTCGGCGGCCCGACCGTGACCAAGGATGGCGTGACGGTCAGCAAAGAAGTCGAGCTTGAAGACCGCTTCGAGAACATGGGCGCCAAGCTGGTCAACGAAGTCGCTAGCAAGACCTCCGACACCGCAGGCGATGGGACGACGACGGCAACCGTGCTTGCCCGCGCCATTTTCAAAGAAGGCTGTAAAGTCATTGCCGCCGGTAGCAATCCGATGGCGGTTCGTCGCGGCATTGAAAAGGCGACCGACGCCGCAGTCGAAAAGCTAAAGTCGATGTCGAAGCCGGTTTCCGGCAAAGCTGAAGTCGCTCAGGTCGGCGCGATCAGCGCCAATAGCGACAAGGCGATCGGCGAATTGCTTGCCGATGCTCTGGAGAAAGTCGGCAAAGACGGCGTCATGACCGTCGAAGAAGGAAAATCGATGGATACGACGGTGAAATTTGTCGATGGCATGCAATTCGACAAAGGCTTCATTTCTCCGTATTTTATCAACCGTCCGGCCGAAATGAATTGCCTTCTCGAAGATGCGCTGATTCTGATTCACGAAAAGAAGATCAGCAATCTCCGCGAATTGGTGCCGATCCTCGAAAAAGTCGCGCAGTCGGGAAAGCCGCTGCTCATTATTGCAGAGGACATCGAAGGCGAAGCGCTGGCGGCGCTGGTCGTAAACAAGCTCCGCGGAGTGCTCAACATTTGCGCTGTGAAGGCGCCCGGTTTTGGCGATCGCCGTAAAGCGATGCTCGGCGATATCGCCGTGCTGACCGGCGGCACGCTAATCAGCGAAGATTTGGGCATCAAGCTCGAAAATCTCGAAATGAGCCACTTGGGCAAGGCCAAGAAAATTACTGTCGATAAAAATGACACCGTGATCGTGCAAGGTGCCGGCAAGCAGAACGACGTACAGGCTCGCATCCAGCAACTCCGCAATCAAATGGAGGCGACCGAGAGTGAATACGACCGTGAGAAGTTGCAAGAACGCTTGGCGAAGCTGACTGGTGGCGTGGCGATTATTTCCGTCGGCGCCGGCACCGAGGCTGAAATGAAGCAGAAGAAGGCTCGCGTAGAAGATGCATTACATGCGACGCGCGCAGCCGTCGAGGAAGGTATTCTGCCCGGTGGAGGGGTCGCCTTGGTCCGCTGCACTGATGCAGTTGAAGCGGTGAAAGCCAAAGGAGACGAGCAAATCGGCATAGACATTGTGCTCCACGCGCTCGAAGCGCCGATGCGCCAAATTGCCGATAATTGCGGCATCGACGGCTCAGTAGTAGCCGACGAAGTGCGGCAGAAGGCCACCAATGTGGGCTTTGATGCCAATAGCGGCGAGTACGTAGACATGTACAAAGCCGGAATTATCGATCCAGTGAAAGTGGTGCGATCGGCCCTGGCGAACGCGGCCAGCATTGCTGGATTGATGCTCACCACCGAAGCGCTCGTGACGAACCTCGAAGACGAGGACAAAAAGCGACGTAGCCCGGAAGGTGTCATTCGGTAG
- the dnaJ gene encoding molecular chaperone DnaJ, whose product MASQRDYYEVLGVGKNATQKEISDAYRKLALKHHPDRNPNNPDAAKHFKEAAQAFEVLGDDDKRSRYDRFGHAGVEGGVHQFGDVNDIFEAFGDIFGGGLFGDLFGNRSGRGGRRPRKGGDVSCEITLDLFEAARGVSKTIQIERHETCNDCLGSGAKVGTKPETCKYCGGRGQVVQSSGIFRVQTTCPACQGVGALVKDPCAPCHGTGFTLKRVKREVVIPAGVDHHMRVRLAGEGEPSPNGGPPGDCYCIIHLKDHPLFERDGHDLICRVPINFAQAALGATIEVPTLEGPEEIEIIAGTQPGEVIKLRRRGMPDPRGRGRGDLLVVVQLEVPKSLNAKQEKLLRELAAEEKTNVSPHRKTFLEKLKEYFVPAEAEQKEA is encoded by the coding sequence ATGGCCAGTCAGCGCGATTATTACGAAGTCCTCGGCGTTGGCAAGAATGCAACGCAGAAGGAGATCTCTGACGCTTATCGGAAGCTCGCGCTCAAGCATCATCCCGACCGCAATCCAAATAATCCTGATGCGGCCAAACACTTCAAGGAGGCGGCACAGGCGTTTGAAGTGCTTGGGGACGATGACAAGCGGTCGCGATACGATCGCTTCGGCCATGCTGGTGTGGAAGGAGGCGTGCATCAGTTCGGCGACGTGAACGACATCTTCGAAGCTTTCGGCGATATCTTCGGCGGCGGGCTATTTGGCGACTTGTTCGGCAATCGTAGCGGCCGCGGCGGGCGGCGCCCGCGAAAAGGTGGCGACGTATCATGCGAAATCACGCTCGACTTGTTCGAGGCGGCGCGCGGCGTTTCCAAAACAATTCAGATTGAACGCCACGAAACGTGCAATGACTGCCTGGGCAGCGGCGCGAAGGTAGGAACCAAACCCGAAACCTGCAAGTACTGCGGCGGTCGCGGGCAAGTGGTGCAATCGAGCGGCATCTTTCGCGTACAAACGACTTGTCCGGCGTGCCAAGGAGTTGGCGCTTTGGTCAAAGACCCATGCGCACCTTGTCACGGCACCGGATTCACGCTTAAGCGAGTCAAACGCGAAGTGGTTATTCCGGCGGGTGTCGATCATCACATGCGCGTTCGCCTGGCCGGCGAAGGCGAGCCAAGCCCCAATGGTGGGCCGCCCGGAGACTGTTACTGTATCATTCATCTGAAAGATCATCCGCTGTTCGAGCGCGATGGGCATGACCTGATTTGCCGAGTGCCGATTAACTTCGCCCAAGCAGCCCTGGGGGCTACAATTGAAGTACCAACGCTTGAAGGGCCGGAAGAAATCGAAATTATCGCCGGCACCCAACCGGGCGAAGTAATCAAGCTCAGGCGTCGAGGCATGCCCGACCCGCGCGGCCGAGGGCGCGGAGACTTGCTGGTAGTCGTGCAACTTGAAGTGCCCAAGTCGCTCAACGCAAAGCAGGAAAAATTGCTCAGAGAACTGGCCGCCGAAGAAAAGACCAATGTTTCGCCGCACCGCAAGACGTTTCTAGAAAAACTGAAAGAATACTTCGTTCCGGCCGAAGCGGAACAGAAGGAGGCATAA
- the grpE gene encoding nucleotide exchange factor GrpE — protein MANEEAQQPRSDEVRFEGALAAGTDTAELTADQEMDMVRNELAEARDKMLRAQAELDNYRKRARRELEDERRYAEIDLMRDLLPVLDNIARAIDAAEKKADAASLLEGFKMVRQQLTSMLDKHHCKVIEAEGKPFDPAHHEAVMQQPAADKPDNTVMNVVQTGYQLHDRVVRAAQVIVSKMP, from the coding sequence ATGGCAAACGAAGAAGCTCAACAACCACGGTCGGACGAAGTTCGATTTGAGGGCGCTCTCGCCGCGGGGACGGATACAGCCGAGTTGACGGCCGATCAAGAAATGGACATGGTCCGCAATGAGTTGGCCGAGGCGAGAGACAAAATGTTGCGCGCCCAGGCTGAGCTGGACAATTACCGCAAACGGGCGCGGCGAGAATTGGAGGACGAACGACGTTATGCCGAAATCGATTTGATGAGGGATTTGCTGCCAGTGCTCGATAACATCGCGCGAGCCATCGATGCAGCCGAAAAGAAAGCCGATGCGGCCAGTTTGCTCGAAGGATTCAAAATGGTCCGCCAGCAGCTTACTTCGATGTTAGACAAACACCATTGCAAAGTGATCGAAGCCGAAGGAAAGCCGTTTGATCCGGCACATCATGAGGCTGTCATGCAACAACCTGCCGCCGATAAACCTGACAACACGGTGATGAATGTAGTGCAGACTGGCTACCAGTTGCACGACCGTGTCGTGCGGGCGGCGCAAGTGATTGTGTCGAAAATGCCGTGA
- a CDS encoding zinc ribbon domain-containing protein: protein MPTYDYHCDACDHEFELYQSITADPERKCPKCGKKKLRRLIGTGAAIMFKGSGFYTTDYRSESYKKRAEADKPASESKSESKSESKSNSAKTETAKSSKQETKKSVAKDNKS, encoded by the coding sequence ATGCCAACTTACGATTACCACTGCGATGCCTGCGATCACGAATTCGAGCTATATCAATCGATCACGGCTGATCCCGAGCGCAAGTGCCCCAAATGCGGTAAGAAAAAACTCCGGCGGTTGATCGGCACCGGCGCGGCAATTATGTTCAAAGGCTCGGGTTTCTATACGACCGACTACCGTAGCGAGTCGTACAAGAAGCGGGCCGAAGCCGACAAACCGGCGAGTGAATCGAAATCGGAGTCAAAATCCGAATCAAAGAGCAATAGCGCGAAAACCGAGACGGCAAAAAGCAGCAAGCAGGAAACGAAGAAATCGGTCGCGAAAGATAATAAGTCGTAA
- the yacG gene encoding DNA gyrase inhibitor YacG: protein MSLSKCPVCEITFDSESSEAMPFCCPRCKQIDLSRWLDERYSLPIERPDDAEKNSADAGDD from the coding sequence ATGTCCCTAAGCAAGTGCCCCGTCTGCGAAATCACTTTCGATTCTGAATCGTCCGAAGCGATGCCGTTCTGCTGCCCAAGGTGCAAGCAAATCGACCTTTCTCGCTGGCTAGATGAGCGATACTCATTGCCGATCGAGCGACCGGACGATGCCGAAAAAAACTCAGCGGACGCAGGCGACGATTAA